One segment of Microcoleus sp. FACHB-831 DNA contains the following:
- a CDS encoding LysR family transcriptional regulator — translation MRIEQLQAFLSVAETGSFQQAARKCGVTQSTISRQIQGLEADLGLPLFYRTAQAKLTLGGERFMPRARKICQEWQTASQELEDLKAGKQPELCVAAIHSVCAHYLPPVLQQFCRDYPEVQLRVTALGSDRALKVLRDGMVDVAIVMNNRFLTASPEIVVEVLYNEPIEVLMAANHPLAQYDRVPWSALVGYPQAVFKDGYGMQRLVQERFLRQGASLQAALELNTLDAFRGVVRQGELIALLPQSALVEARYDSTLAIRPIAPVPTLDSREIADSIVDMGLTRQVVLVTTRDRVQIPPIQHFCSLVRELGMPPIDANGTIKAFVQPTSVAAS, via the coding sequence ATGCGGATCGAACAGTTACAAGCCTTTCTGTCTGTCGCTGAAACTGGCAGCTTTCAGCAAGCGGCGCGAAAATGTGGCGTCACCCAGTCTACTATCAGCCGCCAAATCCAGGGACTAGAAGCAGACTTGGGTTTGCCACTGTTTTATCGCACGGCTCAGGCAAAATTAACGTTGGGCGGAGAGCGCTTTATGCCCCGCGCCCGCAAGATATGTCAAGAGTGGCAAACTGCAAGCCAAGAGTTAGAGGATTTAAAGGCAGGAAAGCAGCCAGAACTTTGCGTGGCGGCGATTCACTCGGTATGCGCCCACTACTTGCCACCAGTATTGCAACAATTTTGTCGCGACTATCCCGAAGTGCAGTTGCGAGTCACCGCACTAGGCAGCGATCGCGCTCTCAAAGTCCTCCGCGATGGCATGGTGGATGTAGCGATCGTCATGAATAACCGCTTTTTAACCGCTAGCCCAGAAATTGTCGTCGAAGTCCTCTACAATGAACCCATCGAAGTTTTGATGGCGGCAAATCATCCACTCGCACAGTATGACCGAGTACCTTGGTCAGCACTCGTCGGCTACCCGCAAGCGGTATTTAAGGATGGCTACGGTATGCAACGTTTGGTGCAAGAGCGATTTTTGCGGCAGGGAGCCAGCCTCCAAGCGGCTTTGGAGTTAAATACTCTTGATGCCTTCCGAGGCGTTGTGCGCCAGGGAGAACTGATTGCGCTTCTGCCTCAGTCAGCTTTGGTTGAGGCACGCTATGACAGCACTTTGGCTATCCGCCCAATTGCCCCCGTACCGACGTTAGACTCACGCGAAATTGCTGACTCGATAGTTGATATGGGCTTGACCCGCCAAGTCGTTTTGGTAACAACTCGCGATCGCGTCCAGATTCCCCCAATTCAGCATTTCTGCTCTCTAGTGCGGGAACTGGGAATGCCCCCAATTGATGCGAATGGTACAATCAAAGCCTTTGTTCAGCCCACAAGTGTGGCAGCTAGCTAA
- a CDS encoding anthranilate phosphoribosyltransferase family protein, producing MSAVFRELLKKVGSGPHTSEDLSRAESASAMRMMLMKEATPAQIGAFLIAHRIKRPTGEELAGMLDAYDELGPKLQEIGSKEPPVMVFNSPYDGRDRTAPVTPLTALILTAVGQPVVIPGGGVMPTKYGIPLVDIWQGLGVDFSKLTLAQAQQVFEKTKLGCVYLPQHFPLAYEMVEYRDQLGKRPPIATLELIWCPYAGNAHVVSGFVHPPTEQMFQKAVALRGTPGNYTTVKGLEGSCDLPRDRTAIIGFGSPGSDIERLLLHPRDYDMAGKEVPLESASQLIEQMQAAIAGKSCELMPAAIWNAGFYLWRCGATPDLQSGLTKAEALFTNGIAAQKLQELSAAVAALQLAPR from the coding sequence ATGAGCGCGGTCTTCAGGGAATTACTGAAAAAAGTAGGCAGCGGCCCCCACACCAGCGAGGATTTAAGTCGCGCTGAATCGGCATCTGCTATGCGGATGATGCTGATGAAGGAAGCAACCCCCGCACAGATAGGGGCGTTTTTGATTGCTCATCGGATTAAGCGGCCAACAGGGGAAGAATTAGCGGGAATGTTGGATGCTTATGATGAACTAGGGCCAAAGTTGCAAGAAATTGGCAGCAAAGAGCCACCAGTGATGGTTTTCAATAGCCCTTATGATGGGCGCGATCGCACCGCACCAGTCACTCCCCTAACCGCTTTAATCCTGACGGCAGTTGGGCAGCCAGTGGTGATACCAGGTGGCGGTGTAATGCCCACCAAATACGGTATCCCCCTAGTCGATATTTGGCAGGGTTTGGGCGTAGACTTCTCTAAACTAACTCTCGCCCAAGCACAGCAAGTGTTCGAGAAAACTAAGCTGGGATGCGTCTATTTGCCCCAACATTTCCCCTTAGCATACGAAATGGTGGAATACCGCGATCAACTGGGCAAACGACCGCCCATAGCCACCTTAGAGTTAATTTGGTGTCCCTACGCTGGTAATGCCCATGTCGTCTCTGGTTTTGTTCATCCCCCTACAGAACAAATGTTCCAAAAGGCTGTTGCTTTGCGGGGAACGCCAGGGAATTACACGACGGTGAAAGGATTAGAAGGAAGCTGCGACTTGCCACGCGATCGCACGGCGATTATAGGCTTTGGTTCGCCCGGTTCTGACATAGAACGCCTGCTGTTACATCCCCGCGATTACGACATGGCTGGTAAAGAAGTCCCCCTGGAATCTGCTAGCCAGTTAATTGAGCAAATGCAGGCGGCGATCGCGGGAAAATCTTGCGAATTGATGCCCGCAGCCATCTGGAATGCTGGGTTTTATCTATGGCGTTGTGGCGCAACCCCAGATTTACAATCTGGTCTAACTAAGGCAGAAGCTTTATTTACCAACGGTATTGCTGCCCAAAAATTACAAGAACTCAGCGCTGCCGTAGCTGCCTTACAACTCGCTCCTAGATAA
- the panD gene encoding aspartate 1-decarboxylase — protein MQRTLLLAKIHSCTLTDANLNYVGSISIDKTLLSAAGILQYEQVQVVNVANGERFITYAIAASAGSGAIELNGAAARLGMKGDRLIIMTYGQVSPEELKTYHPTVVLVDEHNRLVEVRRYDDLLIKQLT, from the coding sequence ATGCAGCGCACGCTCCTTTTGGCCAAAATTCATAGTTGCACACTCACGGATGCCAATCTAAACTATGTGGGTAGTATCAGTATTGATAAAACCCTATTATCGGCAGCCGGGATATTACAATATGAGCAGGTGCAGGTTGTGAATGTTGCTAACGGGGAGCGATTCATCACGTATGCGATCGCTGCATCGGCTGGGTCGGGGGCAATTGAACTAAATGGTGCAGCAGCTCGTTTGGGTATGAAGGGCGATCGCTTGATTATTATGACTTACGGACAGGTTAGCCCCGAAGAACTAAAAACTTACCATCCGACGGTTGTCCTGGTAGACGAACACAATCGTCTGGTGGAAGTCCGCCGCTATGACGATCTGCTGATTAAGCAGCTCACTTAA
- a CDS encoding tetratricopeptide repeat protein — protein MIAAQDLEVQFFFQKGLQLNRAEEYVKAIASYDKALEIQPDYHDAWYSRGNALYHLRRFEEALASFDHALALRPGFHEAWNNRGNALDDLRRFEEAIASYEQALKFKSDYYWAWNNRGIALKNLGCYEEAINSYDRAIEFKPNYYWAWYNRGLALRELGRYDKTLASFNKAVEFKPDFYEVWNSRGNALYNLNYYEQAINSYDRALEFSPDYHWAWYNRGLALRNIGRHDKAIASYDKALAINPENADAWYFRGLGLYNLGRYEEAIANYEQAIRLQPDKDSAWYNKACCYALQENVEMAIQTLQQAINLNPVKYRQIVRTDSDFDRIRHYERIQKLIKD, from the coding sequence ATGATTGCTGCTCAAGATTTGGAAGTTCAATTCTTTTTCCAGAAAGGATTACAGCTGAACAGAGCTGAAGAATACGTTAAAGCAATAGCCAGCTACGACAAAGCCTTAGAGATTCAACCCGATTATCACGATGCTTGGTACAGTAGGGGCAATGCGCTGTATCACCTGCGCCGCTTTGAAGAGGCGCTCGCGTCTTTTGACCATGCTTTGGCGTTGAGACCGGGATTCCACGAAGCATGGAACAATCGGGGCAATGCGCTAGATGACTTGCGCCGCTTTGAAGAGGCGATCGCCAGCTATGAGCAAGCGCTCAAATTCAAATCCGACTATTACTGGGCATGGAACAATCGCGGCATTGCGCTGAAGAACTTAGGCTGCTACGAAGAAGCTATTAATAGCTATGATAGAGCGATTGAGTTTAAACCAAACTACTACTGGGCTTGGTATAACCGGGGTCTGGCGCTGCGTGAGTTAGGCCGTTATGATAAAACGCTTGCTAGCTTTAACAAGGCTGTTGAGTTTAAACCAGATTTCTATGAAGTTTGGAACAGCCGGGGCAATGCACTATATAACTTAAACTACTACGAACAGGCAATCAATAGCTATGACAGAGCGCTGGAATTCAGCCCGGATTACCATTGGGCGTGGTATAACCGGGGGCTGGCGCTAAGGAATATAGGTCGCCATGACAAAGCGATCGCCAGCTATGACAAAGCTTTGGCAATTAATCCTGAGAACGCTGACGCTTGGTATTTTAGAGGTTTGGGGCTGTATAACTTAGGGCGCTATGAAGAAGCGATCGCTAACTACGAACAAGCCATTCGTCTTCAACCCGATAAAGATAGCGCTTGGTACAACAAGGCGTGCTGTTATGCTTTGCAGGAGAATGTAGAAATGGCAATTCAAACCTTACAACAAGCCATTAATCTGAATCCTGTTAAATACCGCCAGATAGTCAGAACTGACTCAGATTTCGATAGAATTCGGCATTATGAGCGGATTCAGAAGTTGATTAAAGACTAA
- a CDS encoding PIN domain-containing protein, translated as MSIARFCLLGNSPIDQDIALQAGKIRARHNLALPDAFQIVVALAAECEAFLANDAILRRVTEVQIMVVDDLGAI; from the coding sequence ATTAGTATAGCGCGATTTTGCTTACTGGGCAATTCACCAATTGACCAAGACATCGCACTGCAAGCTGGCAAAATTCGAGCTAGACACAATCTAGCACTACCAGATGCCTTTCAAATTGTTGTAGCTTTAGCAGCAGAATGTGAAGCATTTTTGGCTAACGATGCCATACTCAGGCGGGTGACAGAAGTGCAAATAATGGTGGTAGACGACTTGGGCGCTATATGA
- a CDS encoding HEAT repeat domain-containing protein, translating to MSLNILDRADIAAQQRNWSLLNQCLQELLGKDSETLPDAYLDQILNLALEVLESGDFNERWEVAKILPKLGRIAIAPLISILEDEDAEQEARWFAGRLLGEFNDPSVITALVSLLQTSDDEDLTVIAAEALANLGSSTVDSLATLLATEDTRLLAVRSLAQIRKGDTITPLLSVVEDPEVSVRVAAIEALGSFHDERIPPVLINALKDTAASVRKEAAIALGMRPDLVTKLDLVNHLKPLLFDLNQEVCQQAAIALGRLKTDAAAMELFQVLSSPHTPVPLQVYIVRSLGWMATPTALQYLQQALNENTLSATSLQEIITILGRIEEPNLTPLAANILINAINSEHPAIQAPSVKQALAMGLGQLAQSPAVSALIQMLADSDAGVRLHAIAALKKFPHVKERLELLAADDSLTPALKQGVAIARQEISNGD from the coding sequence ATGTCGTTGAATATTCTAGATCGGGCAGATATCGCCGCCCAGCAAAGAAACTGGTCTTTGCTAAATCAATGTCTACAAGAACTACTCGGTAAAGATAGCGAAACACTTCCAGATGCTTACCTAGACCAAATCCTAAATCTTGCATTAGAAGTTTTAGAATCTGGAGATTTTAACGAACGCTGGGAAGTGGCTAAAATTTTACCCAAACTCGGACGCATTGCGATCGCTCCCCTAATTTCCATCCTCGAAGACGAAGACGCCGAGCAAGAAGCACGCTGGTTTGCTGGTCGTCTATTAGGAGAATTTAACGATCCATCTGTTATAACTGCTCTGGTATCGCTTTTACAAACATCTGACGATGAAGACTTAACCGTAATAGCAGCAGAAGCACTGGCGAATCTAGGTTCCTCAACTGTTGACTCGCTCGCTACTCTACTAGCAACAGAAGACACTAGGCTTTTAGCAGTCCGCAGTCTCGCCCAAATCCGCAAGGGCGATACCATTACGCCTTTATTAAGTGTCGTCGAAGATCCTGAAGTCTCCGTCCGTGTTGCTGCTATTGAAGCACTCGGTAGTTTCCATGACGAACGCATACCGCCCGTACTAATAAACGCCCTCAAAGACACCGCCGCATCCGTTAGAAAAGAAGCCGCGATCGCTTTAGGTATGCGCCCTGATTTAGTCACAAAATTGGATTTGGTAAACCACCTCAAACCTCTACTATTCGACCTCAATCAAGAAGTTTGTCAACAAGCCGCGATCGCACTAGGAAGACTAAAAACAGACGCCGCCGCAATGGAACTGTTTCAAGTTCTCAGCTCTCCTCATACCCCGGTGCCTTTACAAGTTTATATCGTGCGCTCGCTCGGCTGGATGGCAACTCCAACAGCCCTACAATATTTACAACAAGCATTGAATGAAAACACATTATCGGCCACGTCTCTACAGGAAATTATCACAATTCTGGGGCGAATTGAGGAGCCAAATTTAACCCCATTAGCGGCTAATATTCTCATTAACGCCATAAACTCAGAACATCCCGCAATTCAGGCTCCCAGCGTCAAACAAGCTCTCGCTATGGGATTAGGACAATTAGCACAGTCGCCTGCTGTATCAGCACTAATTCAAATGTTGGCAGATTCAGATGCTGGCGTAAGATTGCACGCGATCGCCGCCTTGAAAAAATTTCCCCATGTCAAAGAGCGATTAGAGCTACTAGCAGCCGATGATAGCCTGACACCCGCATTAAAACAAGGAGTAGCGATCGCCAGACAAGAAATTAGTAATGGCGATTAA
- a CDS encoding MBL fold metallo-hydrolase yields the protein MADFDPATPNPQALPGRTDRSTPPTAEFVVQFWGVRGRTSAPGKDTIRYGGNTSCVEMRVGGKRLIFDGGTGLRVLGNKMLAQMPVEGYIFFTHSHWERIQGFPFFVPAFIRGNCFHIYGANAGNGESMQQCLCNQMMHPNFPVPIQVMQSDLKFYHLNPGDTVTLDDVTITTASLNDTNQAIGYRVTWHGHSAVYAVDAEDSPEDLNQNLLHLASDADLLICNATPGGHLHPSSFTITPSSEAPWQTSVALAKAAGVKQLVMFRHEPDYDDDFLDMVQEEIHAAFPNGVVAAEGMILSVF from the coding sequence ATGGCAGATTTCGATCCAGCGACACCAAACCCCCAGGCACTGCCTGGTAGAACCGATAGGTCAACACCTCCTACCGCCGAATTTGTTGTACAGTTTTGGGGAGTCCGAGGCCGAACTTCCGCCCCTGGCAAAGACACCATTCGCTACGGCGGTAACACTTCCTGCGTGGAAATGCGCGTAGGTGGTAAACGCTTAATTTTTGATGGCGGCACAGGTTTGCGGGTGCTGGGTAACAAAATGCTGGCGCAGATGCCTGTAGAAGGCTATATCTTCTTTACCCACTCTCATTGGGAGCGCATTCAAGGGTTCCCGTTTTTTGTACCCGCTTTCATTCGCGGTAATTGCTTTCACATCTACGGCGCAAATGCGGGTAATGGAGAATCGATGCAGCAGTGTCTCTGCAACCAGATGATGCATCCGAATTTTCCCGTCCCGATTCAGGTGATGCAGTCCGATCTGAAGTTTTATCACCTCAACCCCGGAGACACGGTGACTCTTGATGATGTCACGATTACAACGGCATCTCTAAATGACACAAATCAGGCGATAGGGTATCGCGTTACTTGGCACGGACATAGCGCCGTCTACGCGGTGGATGCGGAAGATTCCCCTGAAGATCTAAATCAAAATCTTCTGCACTTGGCAAGCGATGCCGATTTGCTGATTTGCAATGCCACTCCCGGCGGACACTTGCATCCTTCATCCTTTACAATTACTCCTTCATCAGAGGCGCCCTGGCAGACTAGCGTCGCCCTTGCCAAGGCAGCGGGCGTCAAGCAGTTGGTGATGTTCCGTCACGAACCGGACTACGATGACGACTTTCTGGACATGGTGCAAGAGGAAATCCACGCAGCATTCCCTAATGGGGTAGTAGCCGCTGAAGGGATGATTTTGTCGGTGTTTTAA
- a CDS encoding DUF362 domain-containing protein, which translates to MSPSVSLIRANSYERQLLRAYLETLLEPLGGMSSFVKKGDRVLLKPNLLTGSRPGKECVTRPEIVHCVAQMVQEAGGKPFLGDGPAFGSALGVAKANGYLPLTEELNLPIVEFHGKRYETVSEEFNHLLLCKEAIDADVVINLPKVKSHVQLTMTMGVKNLFGCVPGKMKAWWHMEAGKDSARFGQMLVETARAINPDLTIIDGIIGHEGNGPSGGEPRFLGLLGASKDVFALDRALVEILNVNPLLVPTVEASMRLGLCSTLEAIDFPQLRPEELKLQDWKLPEALMPIDFGMPRVIRSTFKHLYIRFIKEPMNAYAGR; encoded by the coding sequence ATGTCACCAAGTGTTAGTTTAATTCGCGCTAACTCCTACGAGCGCCAGTTATTGCGGGCGTATTTGGAAACTCTGTTGGAGCCTTTAGGAGGGATGAGCAGTTTTGTTAAGAAGGGCGATCGCGTCCTTCTCAAACCTAACTTACTCACAGGCTCTCGTCCCGGTAAAGAATGCGTTACGCGCCCAGAGATAGTTCACTGCGTCGCCCAAATGGTGCAAGAAGCTGGCGGTAAACCGTTTTTAGGCGATGGCCCCGCTTTTGGCAGCGCGCTGGGTGTGGCGAAGGCTAATGGTTATTTGCCTCTAACTGAGGAACTGAATTTGCCTATTGTGGAATTTCACGGCAAGCGTTATGAGACGGTCAGCGAAGAGTTCAACCACCTGCTGCTGTGCAAAGAGGCGATTGATGCTGATGTGGTGATTAACTTGCCCAAGGTGAAATCTCACGTCCAGCTAACGATGACAATGGGCGTCAAGAACCTCTTCGGCTGCGTCCCTGGCAAAATGAAGGCGTGGTGGCACATGGAGGCTGGGAAGGATAGCGCCCGTTTTGGCCAAATGTTGGTAGAAACGGCACGCGCAATTAACCCAGATTTGACGATTATCGATGGTATCATCGGTCACGAAGGAAATGGCCCCAGCGGTGGCGAGCCACGCTTCCTGGGCTTGCTAGGGGCATCTAAGGATGTGTTTGCTCTGGATCGTGCGTTGGTGGAAATCCTTAATGTAAATCCTCTGCTTGTGCCTACTGTGGAGGCTTCTATGAGGCTAGGACTTTGCTCAACGTTGGAGGCGATTGATTTTCCCCAACTGCGACCCGAGGAGCTAAAGCTGCAAGATTGGAAACTGCCCGAGGCTTTAATGCCTATCGATTTCGGTATGCCCCGCGTAATTCGCTCGACGTTTAAGCATCTCTATATTCGCTTTATCAAAGAGCCGATGAATGCCTATGCTGGCAGATAA
- a CDS encoding aspartate ammonia-lyase, translating into MTEQPGSVYRTERDSMGERQIPADAYYGIQTLRATENFPISALKPLPTYIDACVLIKKATAIANAELGCIPENISNAIVIAADEVLGGKFRDQFVVDVYQAGAGTSHHMNVNEVLANRALEILGDEKGNYKRVNPNDHVNYGQSTNDVIPTAIRIGGLVALERSLEPALSSAIAALDNKADEFKDIVKSGRTHLQDAVPVRLGESFRAWAQILSEHVIRIERASEDLMSLGLGGSAAGTGLNTHPKYRDRVAQILSELIDQPLRPAPHMMAAMQSMAPFVSVSGALRNLAQDCVKISHDLRLMDSGPKTGFKEIQLPPVQPGSSIMPGKYNPVMAEMTSMVCFQVMGYDTAIALAAQAGQLELNVMMPLIAYNLINGIEILGNAISALTNQCIKGITAKSDRCLAYAEGSLALVTALNPHIGYLNAAAVAKESLETGKSLRQIVLERQLMSAEDLAKVLDLDKMSAMPSSNPDSL; encoded by the coding sequence ATGACTGAACAACCAGGCTCTGTATACCGCACCGAACGCGACTCGATGGGCGAAAGGCAGATCCCTGCCGATGCCTACTACGGCATCCAGACGCTACGGGCAACAGAAAATTTCCCGATCAGCGCCCTCAAACCTTTACCAACTTACATAGATGCCTGCGTGCTGATCAAGAAAGCAACAGCGATCGCTAACGCAGAACTTGGCTGCATTCCCGAAAATATTAGTAATGCAATTGTAATCGCCGCCGATGAAGTTCTTGGCGGTAAATTCCGCGACCAGTTCGTTGTTGATGTATACCAAGCTGGTGCTGGTACTTCGCACCACATGAATGTTAATGAAGTTCTGGCAAATCGGGCGCTAGAAATATTGGGCGATGAGAAGGGAAATTACAAGCGCGTCAATCCCAACGACCATGTAAATTACGGTCAGTCCACCAATGATGTAATTCCCACGGCTATTCGCATTGGTGGATTGGTGGCGTTAGAGCGATCGCTAGAACCAGCATTATCATCCGCGATCGCCGCCTTGGACAACAAAGCCGATGAATTCAAAGATATCGTCAAATCTGGCCGAACCCACTTGCAAGACGCCGTGCCAGTGCGACTGGGAGAGTCTTTCCGCGCTTGGGCGCAAATCCTCTCAGAACACGTAATTAGGATAGAAAGAGCGTCTGAAGATTTGATGAGTTTGGGGTTGGGTGGCAGTGCTGCTGGGACGGGGTTAAATACTCATCCAAAATACCGCGATCGCGTCGCTCAAATATTATCAGAATTAATCGACCAACCTTTGCGACCTGCACCGCACATGATGGCGGCAATGCAGAGTATGGCACCTTTTGTGAGCGTGTCGGGTGCGTTGCGGAACTTAGCCCAAGATTGCGTCAAAATTTCTCATGATTTGCGACTGATGGATTCGGGGCCGAAAACTGGGTTTAAAGAGATTCAACTGCCGCCAGTACAACCAGGATCGTCAATTATGCCAGGGAAGTACAACCCCGTGATGGCAGAAATGACATCAATGGTATGTTTTCAGGTTATGGGATATGACACAGCGATCGCGCTTGCGGCTCAAGCTGGGCAACTAGAATTAAACGTGATGATGCCGCTAATTGCCTATAACCTGATTAACGGTATTGAAATTTTGGGCAATGCTATAAGCGCACTAACAAACCAGTGTATCAAGGGAATAACAGCCAAGAGCGATCGCTGTCTTGCTTATGCAGAAGGTAGTCTCGCCCTAGTCACCGCCCTCAATCCTCACATAGGCTATCTCAATGCCGCTGCCGTAGCTAAAGAATCTTTAGAAACTGGAAAATCCCTGCGCCAGATAGTCCTAGAGCGCCAATTGATGAGTGCTGAAGACCTAGCCAAAGTGCTAGATCTCGATAAAATGAGCGCCATGCCCAGCTCTAATCCTGATAGTCTGTAG
- a CDS encoding tetratricopeptide repeat protein: MNKIQEFVGGKHIQISSRETAAEQAAYWDCYRRGEAQRIRGRYEKAIESYDEAIACKPEDYWAWYKRGNALDELNRYKEALRCYNKALEVRPGDFWSWYQRAKALRHLERYEDAIASYDKATQIRPEDFWSWYDRGCLALYDLQNCDEAVASFDQALKVRRRDYSVWYRRGEALRLLGRSEEALASYDEALEIKPKSSLALHGRGKVLDGMERWEEAIASYDKALEYSPSNDVVWYDRGIAHSELGQWDGAIASYDKAIELKLDNYWAWYQRAHALSESGNWDGAIASYDKALEVQPDWNRCGQDLGLASWVWYDRGEALRHIGRRVDAIASFDLATELNPNDAEAWYSKATCAAAQGMIELALESLEEAICLNPSHYRLLAIAEPAFNPLRKNYRFKELIRG; encoded by the coding sequence ATGAACAAAATTCAAGAGTTTGTCGGTGGGAAACATATACAAATAAGCAGCCGTGAAACGGCAGCAGAGCAAGCAGCATACTGGGATTGCTATCGGCGCGGCGAGGCACAGCGGATTCGAGGTAGGTATGAAAAAGCAATCGAATCTTATGATGAAGCGATCGCGTGCAAACCAGAAGACTACTGGGCGTGGTACAAGCGGGGTAATGCCCTAGATGAGTTAAATCGCTACAAAGAAGCGCTCAGATGCTACAACAAAGCTTTGGAAGTTCGACCGGGGGATTTCTGGAGTTGGTATCAGCGAGCAAAAGCGTTGCGGCATCTGGAACGATATGAAGATGCGATCGCCAGCTACGACAAAGCTACCCAAATTAGACCGGAAGATTTCTGGAGTTGGTATGACCGAGGCTGCTTGGCGCTGTACGACTTGCAAAACTGTGACGAAGCAGTAGCTAGTTTCGACCAAGCCCTCAAGGTTAGACGTAGAGATTACTCCGTTTGGTATCGGCGAGGCGAGGCGTTGAGGCTTCTGGGTAGATCGGAGGAGGCGCTAGCCAGCTATGACGAAGCTTTGGAAATTAAACCAAAATCTAGTTTAGCCTTGCACGGGCGCGGGAAAGTGCTAGATGGAATGGAACGGTGGGAAGAGGCGATCGCCAGCTATGACAAAGCGCTGGAATATTCACCCTCAAACGATGTTGTTTGGTATGACCGAGGCATTGCTCACTCTGAGTTGGGTCAGTGGGATGGAGCGATCGCCAGCTACGACAAAGCCATTGAGTTGAAGTTGGATAATTACTGGGCATGGTATCAACGGGCACACGCTTTGAGCGAGTCAGGCAACTGGGATGGAGCGATCGCCAGCTACGACAAAGCCCTTGAAGTACAACCGGACTGGAATAGATGTGGACAAGATTTAGGTTTAGCAAGTTGGGTGTGGTACGACCGAGGTGAAGCACTGCGCCACATTGGAAGACGAGTAGATGCGATCGCTAGCTTTGATCTAGCAACCGAACTCAATCCCAACGATGCAGAGGCTTGGTACAGTAAAGCTACTTGTGCTGCTGCACAAGGCATGATCGAGCTAGCGTTGGAAAGTCTAGAAGAGGCCATTTGTCTCAATCCCAGCCACTACCGATTACTAGCGATCGCCGAGCCAGCTTTTAACCCCCTGCGGAAGAATTACAGGTTTAAGGAACTAATTCGCGGATAA
- a CDS encoding inorganic diphosphatase, protein MDLSRIPAQPKPGLINVLIEIAAGSKNKYEYDKELEALALDRVLSSSVQYPYDYGFVPNTLADDGDPLDGMVIMDEPTFPGCVIAARPIGMLEMIDGGDRDEKILCVPDKDPRYAKVRSLQDLAPHRLDEIAEFFKTYKNLEKKVTEILGWKDVDQVLPLVEKCIKAASKS, encoded by the coding sequence GTGGATTTATCACGCATTCCTGCTCAACCTAAACCCGGCCTGATCAATGTTCTGATTGAGATTGCTGCCGGGAGCAAAAATAAATACGAATACGACAAGGAGTTGGAAGCCTTGGCTTTAGACCGGGTGCTTTCTTCGTCTGTGCAGTACCCCTATGACTACGGCTTTGTACCAAATACTCTAGCTGATGATGGCGATCCGTTAGACGGTATGGTAATAATGGATGAGCCAACGTTCCCAGGGTGTGTTATTGCAGCGCGTCCCATTGGGATGTTGGAAATGATCGACGGGGGCGATCGCGATGAGAAAATTCTCTGCGTCCCCGATAAAGATCCCCGCTATGCGAAGGTACGCTCCCTCCAAGATTTGGCACCCCATCGGCTAGACGAGATTGCAGAATTTTTCAAAACCTATAAGAATTTAGAAAAGAAGGTTACGGAAATTCTCGGTTGGAAAGATGTCGATCAGGTACTACCTCTGGTAGAAAAGTGCATCAAAGCCGCAAGCAAATCTTGA